In a genomic window of Sulfurimonas denitrificans DSM 1251:
- the ruvX gene encoding Holliday junction resolvase RuvX, translated as MKYIAIDLGLKRIGLAYSAHKDLVTPLKAVERKNRDQAARDVKKTLIEWEVDAVVVGIPLGGSSEDEMRRRVAHFMNLVAFEGEIFYQDESNSSIEAESMMRGEIKYIRDGRIDSISAMIILQRYLRQKC; from the coding sequence GTGAAATACATTGCAATAGATTTAGGGCTCAAGCGCATAGGGCTTGCATACTCCGCTCATAAAGATTTGGTAACCCCACTCAAAGCGGTAGAGAGAAAAAACAGAGACCAAGCAGCAAGAGATGTTAAAAAAACGCTTATAGAGTGGGAAGTTGATGCTGTTGTGGTTGGTATCCCACTTGGTGGCAGCAGTGAAGATGAGATGAGAAGAAGAGTCGCTCATTTTATGAATCTTGTTGCATTTGAGGGAGAGATATTTTATCAAGATGAGAGTAATTCATCTATTGAAGCAGAATCTATGATGCGAGGCGAGATAAAATATATAAGAGATGGTCGTATAGACTCTATCTCTGCTATGATAATTTTGCAGAGATACCTAAGACAAAAATGCTAA